A region of Jonquetella anthropi DSM 22815 DNA encodes the following proteins:
- a CDS encoding UDP-N-acetylmuramoyl-tripeptide--D-alanyl-D-alanine ligase: MLSLKDLLPNGLDVTGPDRPLPLTFRVDSRAVEPGDGFAAFQGESTDGHLYIESALARGASVVLAERGRVSEKLPAQWPQVTFIFGHRSETALAELARAYLVRLPDLKHVAAVTGSVGKTTTRSFLARIMSASQRTHAASGNYNTLIGCSVAVLSAPFDVQCLVLEMGANHPGEIAQMVSFFPPTAAAITEVAPAHLEGFGSVQGVLREKAGIFGGGRLKDAVLNADNPLLAELASQINTPVTTFGRDGSLSFEDDRLEWDEGFKVSARLCYSGDRVPVSVRLSGKHGLYPLCCALALAVRMGVPFRQAVREAVSFESLPGRGEVVRLQNGAFLIDESYNASPKSMTAAIQSLGEVQIRGRKFALLGSMGELGAGASAAHQQVMEVARGQGFDWWGAYGSDWQSGAKATDNLLTDWEEVRRAVAGLNLRSGDVLLVKGSHACGLERLVKELKGQEAGGR; the protein is encoded by the coding sequence GTGCTGAGCTTAAAAGATCTTCTTCCCAACGGTCTGGACGTGACAGGGCCGGATCGGCCGCTACCTCTGACCTTTCGGGTGGACAGCCGTGCGGTTGAGCCGGGCGACGGATTTGCGGCGTTTCAGGGGGAGTCAACCGACGGACACCTGTACATCGAGTCGGCTTTGGCCCGCGGCGCATCCGTCGTCTTAGCGGAGCGGGGGCGGGTCTCTGAGAAACTTCCTGCTCAGTGGCCTCAGGTCACGTTCATTTTCGGCCATCGAAGCGAGACGGCTTTGGCTGAACTCGCGCGGGCGTACTTGGTCCGTTTGCCCGACTTGAAGCACGTGGCTGCCGTCACAGGGAGCGTAGGAAAGACGACGACGCGGAGCTTTCTCGCCCGCATCATGTCGGCGTCCCAAAGGACCCATGCCGCGTCGGGCAATTACAATACGCTGATCGGCTGCTCGGTTGCCGTGCTGTCGGCGCCGTTTGACGTCCAGTGCCTCGTGCTGGAAATGGGGGCGAACCACCCGGGAGAAATCGCCCAGATGGTAAGCTTCTTCCCGCCGACGGCGGCGGCTATCACGGAGGTGGCTCCGGCGCACTTGGAGGGGTTCGGCTCGGTTCAGGGCGTCCTCAGGGAAAAGGCTGGAATTTTTGGCGGCGGCCGTCTCAAGGACGCGGTCTTAAACGCTGATAATCCGCTGTTGGCTGAGTTGGCGTCGCAAATCAATACGCCGGTCACCACGTTCGGCCGAGACGGCAGCCTGTCCTTTGAGGACGATCGGCTCGAGTGGGACGAAGGCTTCAAGGTGTCGGCAAGGCTTTGTTACAGCGGTGATCGAGTTCCCGTCAGCGTCCGGCTGTCCGGAAAACATGGCTTGTACCCGCTGTGCTGTGCCCTCGCCCTAGCGGTGCGGATGGGAGTTCCTTTCCGGCAGGCAGTCAGGGAAGCAGTTTCTTTCGAGTCTCTGCCGGGGCGGGGCGAAGTCGTCAGGCTTCAAAACGGGGCGTTTTTGATTGACGAAAGCTACAACGCGTCGCCCAAGTCCATGACGGCGGCAATTCAGAGCCTCGGCGAAGTTCAGATCCGGGGCAGGAAGTTCGCCCTGCTGGGTTCTATGGGCGAATTGGGAGCCGGGGCAAGCGCCGCGCACCAGCAGGTGATGGAAGTGGCCCGAGGACAGGGCTTCGATTGGTGGGGCGCCTACGGCTCGGACTGGCAGAGCGGCGCGAAAGCGACTGACAACCTGCTGACGGACTGGGAAGAGGTCCGGCGAGCCGTCGCCGGATTGAATCTTCGCTCCGGCGACGTGCTGTTGGTGAAAGGGTCTCACGCCTGCGGGCTGGAGCGGTTGGTCAAAGAGCTGAAAGGTCAGGAGGCAGGCGGGCGATGA
- a CDS encoding UDP-N-acetylmuramoyl-L-alanyl-D-glutamate--2,6-diaminopimelate ligase, which yields MDGRIVQALDDLKRAGFLLGWGGDWNGLKETSRLCSDSRLVKPGDVFACVCGRHFDGHSFIMEGLRLGVAGFMIERPTDGLDNWIQVTDVRAAMGFLAARLAGSPCDRLKMVAVTGTNGKSTSSYMIRSVLSACGIKTGLIGTVVYHDGDKETVADRTTPESTALQRLYESMIANGCGACVMECSSHGLVQGRISGSTYDGALFTNLSPEHLDYHGTMEEYFAAKSLLFTEHLKPNAVISVNGCDPWGQKLAARFPSSLTWGLGDGADVRVKADRLTMKAGGSDFDLQVDGQFLGRVALPMTGRFNVENALGAASLCIGLGCSPEAVVKGLETMPQVPGRMERINLSNGVTVIVDFAHTEIALTNLLATLRPLAKRLISVFGHGGERFAGARPELGKIAGQTADRVIVTMDNPRNEDPAEIARAIVAGLEGGKASFSTVLSRRDAVFAALDEAERGDVVVISGKGAEPYLEIKGVKYPYSDRDVVGEWSASRGVGQC from the coding sequence ATGGACGGACGGATAGTTCAGGCTTTGGATGACCTTAAACGTGCTGGTTTCCTTCTGGGCTGGGGCGGAGACTGGAACGGCCTGAAAGAGACGAGCCGGCTCTGCAGTGATTCCCGGTTAGTGAAGCCGGGAGATGTTTTTGCGTGCGTCTGTGGCCGTCATTTTGACGGCCACAGTTTTATCATGGAAGGCCTGCGGCTTGGCGTCGCTGGGTTCATGATTGAGCGGCCGACGGACGGCTTGGACAACTGGATTCAGGTCACTGACGTGCGGGCCGCCATGGGGTTTTTAGCCGCCCGACTGGCCGGCTCTCCGTGCGATCGGCTGAAGATGGTCGCCGTGACCGGAACGAACGGCAAGAGCACGTCCAGCTACATGATTCGAAGCGTCCTGAGTGCCTGCGGGATAAAAACCGGCCTGATTGGCACGGTCGTCTACCACGACGGCGACAAAGAAACTGTGGCCGATCGGACGACGCCTGAAAGCACAGCCCTTCAAAGGCTGTACGAGTCGATGATTGCCAACGGGTGCGGTGCCTGCGTGATGGAGTGCTCATCGCATGGGCTGGTACAAGGCAGAATTTCCGGCTCGACTTACGACGGGGCCCTGTTTACCAACCTTTCGCCCGAGCACTTGGACTACCACGGCACGATGGAAGAGTACTTTGCCGCCAAGTCCCTGCTGTTTACCGAACACCTGAAGCCGAACGCCGTCATTTCGGTCAACGGCTGTGACCCGTGGGGGCAAAAGCTCGCGGCCCGTTTCCCGTCAAGCCTGACGTGGGGGCTTGGGGACGGTGCCGACGTCCGTGTGAAAGCAGACCGTCTGACGATGAAAGCCGGCGGCTCGGACTTTGACCTGCAGGTTGACGGCCAGTTTCTCGGTCGGGTCGCTTTGCCCATGACAGGGCGGTTCAACGTTGAAAACGCGCTGGGTGCGGCGTCTCTTTGCATCGGCTTGGGGTGCAGTCCCGAGGCGGTTGTGAAGGGGTTGGAAACGATGCCGCAGGTCCCCGGCCGAATGGAGCGAATCAACCTGTCCAACGGCGTGACGGTCATCGTCGACTTCGCCCACACGGAAATTGCCTTGACTAACTTGCTGGCGACGCTTCGCCCTCTGGCAAAGCGCCTGATCAGCGTGTTCGGGCATGGCGGCGAGCGGTTTGCGGGCGCCCGGCCGGAGCTTGGAAAAATTGCCGGACAGACCGCCGATCGGGTTATTGTCACGATGGACAATCCGAGGAACGAGGACCCAGCCGAAATTGCCCGGGCGATAGTCGCCGGGCTGGAGGGCGGAAAAGCGTCGTTTTCGACGGTTCTCTCCCGCCGTGACGCCGTCTTTGCCGCGCTTGACGAGGCGGAGCGCGGCGACGTGGTGGTTATTTCGGGCAAAGGGGCCGAGCCGTATTTAGAAATTAAAGGCGTCAAATACCCGTACAGCGACAGGGACGTCGTGGGCGAGTGGAGCGCTTCAAGGGGCGTGGGGCAGTGCTGA
- a CDS encoding peptidoglycan D,D-transpeptidase FtsI family protein, with protein MELRRLGLPSEPERGKRLTFSQRLEWLCLFGILGLLVFRVVNVQLYPDPRTLSQLTGQYRQTVRRSLDRAAVYDRSGAPLAMSVPAWSVFLDPGVEGWDGSRLKQLAPFLDKKMLSQLSKPLTKRFYWLKRYLTEEQAEEIRQAGGKGVFVRSERKRVYPKGKIFSHLLGFCDNDSWGLSGIELTWNNVLYIPERSLVNYRGARPLSEPTEEDPTQEQGLYLTVDSQVQYALEEFLGQAAVQNKVKWAAAVCLHSSTGEVLGMASWPSFDPNVRSTFLHPEALRNNVISRVYEPGSTFKPIMVGIALENGAIKTNSAFRCPARIQIADAVMSDATPKDNGTLSVDQILEKSSNVGMAQIGMRCDPYKTHSDMKNWGIERQTGIMLSGEESGLLRSPEQWYGVIPANVAIGQGFALTPLQLVTAFNAIVNGGVLMRPFIVQRAVDAQGNEVVLQKPQEITRVLSSRTARWLRTVLRQVVTQGTGKGANSSLVPIAAKTGTAQVADKGVYVKGRYNASMIGFWPSDRPEYTMLIVLGDVTGQRYYGGQIVAPVFKNIVEEIMRLKGQI; from the coding sequence ATGGAGCTTCGTCGTCTCGGCTTGCCCAGCGAGCCGGAGCGCGGGAAACGGCTGACGTTTTCACAGCGGCTTGAGTGGCTCTGTCTGTTCGGCATTTTGGGGCTGTTGGTGTTTCGGGTCGTGAACGTCCAGCTCTATCCTGATCCCCGAACGCTCTCTCAGCTGACAGGGCAGTACCGGCAGACGGTGCGGCGCTCCCTCGATCGGGCGGCGGTGTACGACCGGTCAGGTGCTCCCTTGGCCATGTCGGTTCCCGCTTGGAGCGTTTTTCTGGATCCGGGCGTCGAGGGATGGGACGGCTCGAGGCTGAAGCAGCTGGCCCCGTTTCTGGACAAAAAGATGCTGTCTCAGCTCTCCAAACCCCTGACGAAACGGTTCTACTGGCTGAAACGCTACCTGACGGAAGAACAGGCGGAAGAGATCCGTCAAGCCGGCGGCAAGGGCGTGTTCGTTCGCTCGGAACGCAAGCGGGTTTATCCGAAAGGGAAGATCTTTTCCCACCTGTTGGGGTTCTGCGACAACGACAGTTGGGGCCTTTCGGGCATTGAGCTGACGTGGAACAACGTGCTCTATATCCCTGAACGTTCGTTGGTTAACTACCGGGGTGCCCGGCCTCTGTCGGAACCCACCGAAGAGGATCCGACCCAAGAGCAGGGACTGTACCTGACCGTTGACTCACAGGTGCAGTACGCCCTTGAGGAGTTCCTCGGCCAAGCGGCGGTTCAGAACAAGGTCAAGTGGGCGGCGGCAGTCTGCCTTCACAGCTCAACTGGTGAGGTCCTCGGCATGGCCAGCTGGCCGTCGTTCGACCCGAACGTTCGTTCGACGTTCCTTCACCCAGAAGCGCTCAGGAACAACGTTATTAGCCGAGTGTATGAGCCGGGATCGACCTTTAAGCCCATCATGGTGGGCATTGCCCTTGAGAATGGGGCCATCAAGACTAACAGCGCGTTTCGCTGTCCGGCTCGGATACAGATCGCCGACGCTGTGATGAGCGATGCCACGCCGAAGGACAACGGCACGCTGTCGGTTGATCAGATCCTTGAGAAGTCATCGAACGTCGGCATGGCGCAGATCGGCATGAGGTGCGACCCCTACAAGACCCACAGCGACATGAAAAACTGGGGGATTGAGCGTCAAACCGGCATCATGCTGAGCGGCGAGGAGTCCGGGCTGCTTCGGTCTCCCGAACAGTGGTACGGGGTTATCCCGGCCAACGTGGCGATCGGCCAAGGATTTGCTCTGACGCCTTTGCAGTTAGTTACGGCGTTCAACGCCATCGTTAATGGCGGCGTTCTGATGAGGCCCTTCATCGTCCAGCGGGCCGTAGACGCTCAGGGAAACGAAGTAGTTCTCCAGAAACCACAAGAAATTACCCGCGTTCTTTCGTCGCGGACAGCCCGATGGCTCCGAACGGTCCTTCGGCAGGTGGTAACCCAGGGGACCGGAAAGGGAGCGAACTCTTCTCTTGTGCCGATCGCGGCCAAGACGGGAACCGCTCAGGTGGCTGACAAAGGCGTATACGTCAAAGGCCGATACAACGCGTCGATGATCGGTTTCTGGCCGTCTGACCGGCCGGAGTACACCATGCTGATCGTCCTAGGCGACGTGACGGGACAGAGGTACTACGGGGGACAGATAGTTGCCCCGGTGTTCAAAAACATCGTCGAAGAAATTATGCGGCTGAAGGGACAAATTTGA
- a CDS encoding cell division protein FtsL, protein MAAVRACRGAMKVAPLVLVMAALSVFCFAKISNMRAETSALERQAMQVDRQIVQSRQSIQSLERESAGLTAPAAVYARAIGGLGMQKVSLAGTIRVGEAGSSVQTAALPGMPLQVFQ, encoded by the coding sequence ATGGCGGCGGTGAGAGCATGCAGGGGAGCGATGAAGGTTGCACCTCTTGTCTTAGTAATGGCTGCCCTTTCGGTATTCTGCTTTGCGAAAATCTCCAACATGCGGGCGGAGACGAGCGCATTGGAGCGGCAGGCAATGCAGGTGGACCGGCAAATCGTCCAGTCCAGACAGTCCATTCAGAGCTTAGAGCGGGAAAGCGCAGGGCTGACCGCGCCGGCGGCAGTTTACGCTCGGGCCATTGGGGGACTTGGGATGCAGAAGGTTTCGCTGGCCGGCACGATTCGCGTCGGAGAGGCGGGGTCTTCTGTTCAGACCGCCGCTCTGCCGGGAATGCCGCTTCAAGTTTTCCAGTAA
- the rsmH gene encoding 16S rRNA (cytosine(1402)-N(4))-methyltransferase RsmH codes for MLQEVMDSFPRPPVGLVVDATLGLGGYSEAFLSRWPECRVAGIDQDGQARAIAQERLARWADRFAVWPGNFRRLNDLMASHGEKEAAGVVVDLGVSNLQITEGERGFSFREDGPLDMRMNASEGLTASQLVNQMTEDELAGIFFRYGEERFARSIARAIARRRGQSSIETTGQLVEVIREGMPAAAQRKANGHPARRVFQALRIAVNDELGALEDLLSQVCGLLADGGVFVAVTYHSLEDRLVKWAMREWEGQWLGIPVSRRGLTPSEDEVLSNPKSRSARLRAFERRDNYQIEQGRLGPWRR; via the coding sequence ATGCTTCAGGAGGTCATGGACTCGTTCCCTCGGCCGCCGGTTGGTTTGGTGGTCGACGCGACGCTGGGGCTTGGCGGTTACAGCGAGGCTTTCCTAAGCCGCTGGCCCGAGTGCCGGGTGGCGGGAATCGACCAGGACGGGCAGGCTCGTGCCATCGCACAGGAGCGGCTGGCTCGATGGGCTGATCGGTTTGCCGTATGGCCGGGGAACTTCCGCCGACTCAACGACCTGATGGCGAGTCACGGCGAAAAGGAAGCCGCAGGCGTCGTGGTTGATCTGGGAGTGTCGAACCTGCAGATCACCGAAGGCGAGAGAGGGTTCTCTTTTCGCGAGGACGGTCCGCTTGACATGCGGATGAACGCTTCGGAAGGGTTGACGGCGAGCCAACTGGTCAATCAGATGACCGAAGACGAGCTGGCGGGGATTTTCTTCCGCTACGGCGAAGAGCGGTTTGCCCGGTCAATTGCCCGGGCCATCGCCCGCCGGCGGGGCCAGTCGTCGATTGAGACGACCGGGCAGCTTGTCGAAGTGATTCGGGAGGGAATGCCCGCCGCGGCGCAGCGAAAAGCGAACGGACACCCGGCTAGACGGGTCTTTCAGGCCCTGCGGATTGCGGTGAACGACGAGCTTGGAGCTCTGGAGGATCTGCTGTCTCAGGTCTGCGGCCTGTTGGCCGACGGCGGAGTTTTCGTGGCGGTGACCTATCACTCGCTGGAAGACCGGCTGGTCAAGTGGGCGATGAGGGAATGGGAAGGTCAGTGGCTGGGGATTCCGGTTTCCCGCCGAGGCCTGACGCCCAGCGAGGACGAGGTTTTATCGAATCCTAAGTCTCGAAGCGCAAGGCTTAGGGCGTTTGAACGACGGGACAACTATCAGATCGAACAGGGGAGGCTAGGACCATGGCGGCGGTGA
- the mraZ gene encoding division/cell wall cluster transcriptional repressor MraZ, with amino-acid sequence MLMGTCEHRLDSKGRLVLPAKFRSELGSTVVCTVGLDRCVAVYSTDGWEKYLAKLQTLPFAKESARRFMRVVLGSADELPVDGAGRILVGAFLKDYAGLGEQVTIVGVSDHVELWNSERWNAGRDDILKDFESLAEGVGDFGV; translated from the coding sequence ATGTTGATGGGCACGTGTGAGCACCGACTGGACAGCAAGGGACGGCTCGTCCTTCCGGCCAAATTCAGATCTGAACTGGGTTCTACAGTGGTATGCACTGTAGGACTGGATCGGTGCGTCGCCGTGTATTCCACCGACGGGTGGGAGAAGTACTTGGCAAAACTGCAGACGCTGCCGTTTGCCAAGGAAAGCGCTCGGCGCTTTATGCGGGTCGTGCTCGGCTCGGCAGACGAACTGCCGGTAGACGGCGCGGGACGCATTTTGGTGGGAGCTTTCCTCAAGGACTACGCCGGATTAGGAGAGCAGGTCACGATCGTCGGTGTCAGCGATCACGTGGAGCTGTGGAACAGCGAGCGCTGGAACGCCGGCCGGGACGATATCCTGAAAGACTTCGAAAGCTTGGCTGAAGGGGTCGGGGACTTTGGCGTTTGA
- the glyA gene encoding serine hydroxymethyltransferase, whose product MRSVDPEIADIIVEEYRRQNDQIELIASENFTSRAVMAAMGSVLTNKYAEGYPGKRYYGGCEVVDKAEELARERARKLFGCDHVNVQPHAGSQANMACYFAAVKPGDTVLAMNLTDGGHLTHGSPVNFSGKLYNIVPYGVNKKTEQIDFDELERLALQHKPKMIICGASAYPRVIDAEKFRAIADKVGAVLMFDIAHIAGLVAAHLHKDPVPWCDFVTTTTHKTLRGPRGGMIMCKEEWAKKIDSAIFPGMQGGPLMHIIAAKAVAFGEALKPEFADYQKRIVANAARLAEKLMERGFHLVSGGTDNHLMLINLTNKGVTGKQAQLALDEAGITANKNTVPFETLSPMITSGLRIGTPAVTTRGFGFSEMDQIADWIDRVVGHIDDAKVHQQVRGEINELCNAKPLYPGLY is encoded by the coding sequence TTGCGTTCAGTTGATCCAGAGATCGCCGATATTATCGTCGAGGAGTACCGCCGTCAGAACGATCAGATTGAACTGATCGCGTCGGAGAATTTCACTTCTCGGGCTGTGATGGCCGCCATGGGGTCGGTGCTGACGAACAAATACGCCGAAGGGTACCCGGGAAAGCGGTACTACGGCGGCTGTGAAGTGGTCGACAAGGCCGAAGAGCTGGCTCGCGAGCGGGCCAGGAAACTGTTTGGCTGCGATCACGTCAACGTTCAGCCCCACGCCGGCAGCCAAGCGAATATGGCGTGCTATTTTGCCGCCGTCAAGCCCGGCGACACCGTGCTTGCCATGAACCTGACCGACGGCGGGCACTTGACCCACGGTTCACCGGTCAACTTCTCCGGGAAACTGTACAACATCGTTCCCTACGGCGTTAACAAGAAGACGGAGCAGATTGACTTTGACGAATTAGAGCGGCTGGCGCTCCAGCACAAACCCAAGATGATCATCTGCGGCGCGTCCGCGTACCCGCGCGTCATCGACGCGGAGAAGTTCCGGGCCATCGCGGACAAAGTCGGCGCGGTTTTGATGTTCGACATCGCCCACATCGCCGGGCTCGTGGCGGCTCACCTCCACAAGGATCCTGTGCCGTGGTGCGATTTCGTCACCACCACGACCCACAAGACGCTGCGCGGCCCTCGCGGCGGCATGATCATGTGCAAGGAAGAGTGGGCGAAGAAAATTGACAGCGCCATCTTCCCTGGCATGCAGGGCGGCCCGCTGATGCACATCATCGCGGCCAAGGCGGTCGCCTTTGGCGAGGCGCTGAAGCCTGAGTTTGCCGACTACCAGAAGCGGATCGTGGCCAACGCCGCGCGGCTGGCCGAAAAACTGATGGAAAGAGGCTTCCACCTCGTTTCCGGCGGAACGGACAACCACCTGATGCTGATCAACCTGACCAATAAGGGCGTCACCGGCAAACAGGCTCAGCTCGCTCTGGACGAAGCCGGCATCACCGCCAACAAGAACACCGTCCCGTTTGAGACTCTCAGCCCGATGATCACCAGCGGACTTCGTATCGGAACCCCCGCCGTGACCACCCGCGGCTTCGGCTTCAGCGAGATGGACCAGATCGCCGACTGGATTGACCGGGTCGTGGGCCACATCGACGACGCGAAAGTTCATCAGCAGGTTCGGGGCGAAATCAACGAGCTCTGCAATGCTAAGCCGCTGTACCCTGGACTGTACTAA
- a CDS encoding ABC transporter permease has translation MGKYIFQRIWTSLVTLLVVITLTFFMMRAIPGGPFTDEKGIPPQILAKMMDRYRLNDPLISQYSRYLFDVLKCDLGPSYRYEGMTVNQLIADSFPVSLAVGSLALALSLAIGIPTGILSALRRGKWQDRVAMVIATLGITIPNYVIATIFVYVFAYRLGWVTVGFWQGFSTSILPAITLAGYPMAFISRLTRSSMLEVIQQDYIRTAYSKGLKERTVVYIHGLRNAVIPVLTYLGPLAAGILTGSFVVEQIYSLPGLGTFFVTSIQNRDYTTVMGVTIFYSALLIFLNLAVDVCLGFVDPRIKLDNKTH, from the coding sequence ATGGGAAAATACATCTTTCAACGCATATGGACCAGTCTCGTCACGCTTCTGGTCGTCATCACCCTGACGTTTTTCATGATGCGGGCAATTCCCGGCGGACCGTTCACCGACGAAAAGGGGATTCCGCCTCAGATTCTCGCCAAGATGATGGATCGGTATCGGCTCAACGATCCTCTGATCTCCCAGTACAGCCGTTATCTGTTCGACGTGCTGAAGTGTGACCTCGGTCCTTCGTACCGATACGAAGGCATGACAGTAAACCAGCTGATCGCTGACAGTTTCCCCGTGTCGCTGGCGGTTGGGTCTCTGGCCTTGGCGCTATCGCTGGCCATTGGGATTCCAACCGGCATCTTAAGCGCCCTGCGGCGCGGCAAGTGGCAGGACCGAGTCGCAATGGTCATCGCTACTCTGGGGATTACGATACCAAACTACGTTATCGCGACGATATTCGTTTACGTCTTCGCCTACCGTCTGGGCTGGGTAACTGTCGGCTTCTGGCAGGGGTTTTCCACGTCCATTCTGCCGGCGATCACGCTAGCTGGCTACCCGATGGCGTTTATCTCCCGGCTGACCAGAAGCAGCATGCTTGAAGTCATCCAGCAGGATTACATTCGGACCGCCTACTCAAAGGGACTGAAGGAACGGACTGTGGTCTACATCCACGGGCTCCGCAACGCGGTCATTCCCGTGCTGACCTATTTGGGACCTTTGGCGGCGGGCATTCTCACCGGCAGTTTCGTCGTCGAGCAGATTTACAGTCTTCCGGGACTGGGAACGTTCTTTGTGACCAGCATTCAGAATCGGGACTACACCACCGTTATGGGCGTGACGATTTTCTACAGCGCCCTGCTCATCTTCCTCAACTTGGCCGTGGACGTGTGCTTGGGATTCGTCGATCCGCGGATCAAGCTGGACAACAAAACCCATTGA
- a CDS encoding ABC transporter permease, with product MMKQTFPSTLSPLFPQSIPWDDPDLYRTVDKEERSQSEFVRPSISYWKDAWQRLYHDKLAIAGLIVVLAVSLLAIFGPMCSEWTYDAQDFLAANEPPSWEHLFGTDMFGRDIYIRVLYGARISLAVGFVASFINLTIGVIYGGIAGFVGGQMDNLMMRIVDIIYSIPMIIYVILLMVVIGPGLKSIFITLGIAYWASMARIVRSEIMRLRNEEFVLAARVVGASPRRMLLRHLIPNAMGPILVTLTLSIPSAIFTEAFLSFVGLGVSAPMASWGVMSNDALGTLAIYPWQLFFPAAAISITILGFNFLGDGLRDALDPRLRK from the coding sequence ATGATGAAGCAGACTTTTCCATCGACACTGTCCCCTCTGTTTCCCCAGTCCATTCCTTGGGATGACCCGGACCTGTACCGGACTGTAGACAAAGAGGAGCGTTCCCAGTCCGAGTTCGTTCGCCCGTCCATCAGCTACTGGAAGGACGCTTGGCAGCGCTTGTACCACGATAAACTGGCTATCGCCGGGCTGATCGTTGTCTTGGCGGTCTCCCTTTTGGCGATCTTCGGCCCCATGTGCTCCGAGTGGACCTACGACGCGCAGGACTTTCTGGCGGCCAACGAGCCGCCGTCGTGGGAGCACCTATTCGGCACCGATATGTTCGGCCGGGATATTTACATCCGCGTCCTGTACGGTGCCCGCATTTCCTTGGCGGTCGGTTTTGTCGCCAGTTTCATTAACCTGACGATCGGCGTCATCTACGGCGGCATCGCCGGGTTCGTCGGCGGCCAAATGGACAACCTGATGATGAGAATCGTGGACATCATTTACAGTATCCCGATGATCATTTACGTTATCCTGCTGATGGTCGTCATCGGTCCGGGGCTAAAGAGCATTTTCATCACGCTGGGCATCGCTTATTGGGCGTCAATGGCCCGTATCGTCCGAAGCGAGATCATGCGCCTCCGCAACGAAGAGTTCGTGCTGGCCGCCCGCGTGGTCGGAGCCTCTCCGCGGCGAATGTTGCTTCGGCACCTGATCCCCAACGCGATGGGGCCGATTCTCGTCACGTTGACGCTGTCGATCCCGTCGGCTATTTTCACCGAGGCGTTCTTGAGCTTCGTCGGCTTGGGCGTCAGCGCGCCGATGGCCAGCTGGGGCGTGATGAGCAACGACGCGTTAGGCACTTTGGCAATTTATCCTTGGCAGCTGTTCTTCCCTGCGGCGGCCATTTCGATCACCATCCTGGGATTCAACTTCCTCGGCGACGGGCTTCGGGACGCTCTCGACCCGCGGCTGCGCAAGTAA
- a CDS encoding ABC transporter ATP-binding protein, with amino-acid sequence MSELSRKERLALAEDLLVVDDLHTSFFTPVGEVKAVGGVSFNLKRGEVLGIVGESGSGKSVTMLSVLHLLGTSGKVVSGSLKFQGQELTELTTSQLTDIRGNKISMIFQDPMTSLNPVLTVGYQLCEPLKRHRHLSDEEATRQAVSMLRRVGIEPAEQRIKQYPHEFSGGQRQRIMIAMSLVCHPELLIADEPTTALDVTVQAQILELMKDLQDQFGTSIILITHDLGVIAGMADRVVVMYGGRIMEEGSRQDIFYRPAHPYTKGLLQSVPNPESLVKTRLIPIEGQPPDLLNPPAGCRYAPRCPLAKGICLNYPPRETVVGEGHRTSCWLVDEEFAAKGGNR; translated from the coding sequence ATGAGCGAACTTTCTCGGAAAGAGCGTCTTGCACTCGCCGAAGACCTTCTGGTCGTCGACGACCTGCACACATCGTTTTTTACGCCAGTCGGCGAGGTCAAGGCGGTCGGCGGCGTGTCGTTCAACCTCAAGCGCGGCGAAGTCTTAGGCATTGTTGGTGAGTCGGGCAGCGGCAAGAGCGTCACGATGCTGTCGGTGCTCCACCTGTTGGGAACGTCGGGCAAAGTCGTCTCCGGCTCGCTGAAGTTCCAAGGGCAGGAACTGACCGAGCTGACCACGTCGCAGCTGACGGATATTCGGGGCAACAAGATCTCGATGATATTCCAAGACCCGATGACCAGCCTGAACCCGGTTCTGACCGTCGGGTATCAGCTCTGCGAGCCGCTCAAACGGCACAGACACCTGTCAGACGAAGAAGCAACCCGTCAGGCCGTGTCCATGCTGCGGCGGGTCGGCATCGAGCCGGCGGAGCAGCGGATCAAGCAGTACCCTCACGAGTTCTCCGGCGGTCAGCGTCAGCGCATCATGATCGCCATGTCGCTGGTGTGCCATCCTGAGCTTCTCATCGCCGACGAGCCGACGACGGCCCTCGACGTGACGGTTCAGGCTCAGATCTTGGAGCTGATGAAGGACCTGCAAGATCAGTTCGGCACCTCAATCATCTTGATCACCCACGACTTGGGCGTCATTGCCGGCATGGCCGACCGGGTAGTCGTCATGTACGGCGGCCGCATCATGGAAGAGGGATCCCGACAGGATATTTTCTACCGGCCGGCTCACCCGTACACGAAAGGGCTGCTTCAGTCGGTGCCGAACCCGGAGTCGCTGGTAAAAACGCGGCTGATTCCTATCGAAGGCCAACCGCCTGACCTGCTGAACCCGCCGGCCGGCTGCCGGTACGCGCCCCGTTGCCCTCTGGCGAAGGGAATATGCCTGAACTATCCGCCTCGGGAAACTGTGGTCGGCGAGGGACACCGCACTTCCTGCTGGCTGGTTGACGAAGAATTTGCGGCGAAGGGGGGGAACCGCTGA